Proteins found in one Miscanthus floridulus cultivar M001 chromosome 4, ASM1932011v1, whole genome shotgun sequence genomic segment:
- the LOC136551346 gene encoding BTB/POZ and MATH domain-containing protein 1-like codes for MQNLTEVARSKDLLLKVVGHSVTMAMSDGELIKSKKLSVGGHDWEVHWRPKNHWAGRHRPVTLNLVLLSEALGGDVKAKLSCRLVDPAGRLEPSEEKSISHKFYKSGDYSGALEVTAREDLEASGYLADDSYTVQSSITVLKGAPAAPNTAATAMDRDRLPDAALPSLDLHRHLGELLQKGTGADVTFLVSGEEFAAHKAILASRSPVFMAELFGGMKEAACQRIEVKDMEPAAFKALLRFIYTDTALDLDQKGEDATSRAQHLLAGADRYGLQRLKLICEGRLADCITVDMAATTLALAEQHGCSQLKASCVEFIAGYLDAVLETEGYKHLEASCPSVLTDILRATRRPTN; via the coding sequence ATGCAAAACCTCACCGAGGTTGCCCGCTCCAAGGACCTCCTGCTCAAGGTGGTAGGCCATTCGGTCACCATGGCCATGAGCGACGGCGAGTTGATCAAGTCCAAGAAATTGTCCGTCGGTGGCCACGACTGGGAGGTCCACTGGCGTCCCAAGAATCACTGGGCGGGCCGCCATCGGCCGGTGACTCTCAATCTCGTCCTTCTCTCCGAAGCGCTCGGCGGTGACGTCAAGGCCAAGCTCAGCTGCCGCCTGGTTGATCCGGCCGGGAGGCTGGAGCCGTCGGAGGAGAAGAGCATATCGCATAAGTTCTACAAGTCCGGGGATTACTCCGGTGCACTCGAGGTGACGGCACGAGAGGATCTGGAGGCATCTGGCTACCTGGCGGATGATTCCTACACCGTGCAATCTAGCATCACCGTGCTCAAAGGAGCACCGGCGGCGCCGAATACTGCGGCGACGGCCATGGATCGCGATCGCCTCCCAGACGCTGCGTTGCCGTCCCTCGACCTGCACCGGCACCTGGGCGAGCTCCTGCAGAAGGGGACGGGCGCGGACGTCACGTTCCTTGTGTCCGGCGAGGAGTTCGCCGCGCACAAGGCCATTCTTGCCTCGAGGTCGCCGGTGTTCATGGCGGAACTGTTCGGGGGAATGAAGGAGGCGGCGTGCCAGCGCATCGAGGTGAAGGACATGGAGCCCGCGGCGTTCAAGGCCCTGCTACGCTTCATCTACACCGACACGGCGCTGGACCTGGACCAGAAGGGCGAGGACGCGACGTCGAGGGCGCAGCATCTGCTCGCCGGTGCGGACAGGTACGGGCTGCAGAGGCTCAAGCTCATCTGCGAGGGCAGGCTCGCTGACTGCATCACCGTCGACATGGCGGCGACGACGCTGGCGCTAGCGGAGCAGCATGGCTGCTCGCAGCTCAAGGCTAGTTGCGTCGAGTTCATCGCGGGATATCTTGACGCCGTCCTGGAGACTGAGGGGTACAAGCACCTGGAAGCAAGCTGCCCCTCTGTGCTGACTGATATCCTCAGGGCTACGCGGCGACCAACCAACTGA
- the LOC136549614 gene encoding PTI1-like tyrosine-protein kinase 1 isoform X1 has translation MKWLCCNCHFDDEEDGHDKEQAKAQSNKIDPNQKSSKPPVSQPEPEFFPPTIDVPELSLDDLKQKTDDFGSSALIGEGSYGRVYHATLDDGRQAAVKKLDASENEPNDEFLKQVSLASKLKHENLVEMLGYCVDGNYRILAYEFATMGSLHDVLHGRKGVQGAQPGPVLDWMQRVKIAIEAAKGIEYLHEKVQPSIIHRDIRSSNVLLFEDFKAKIADFNLLNQAPDMAARLHSTRVLGTFGYHAPEYAMTGQLTQKSDVYSFGVVLLELLTGRKPVDHTMPRGQQSLVTWATPRLSEDKVKQCVDPRLKGEYPPKGVAKLAAVAALCVQYEAEFRPNMSIVVKALSPLLQQRPAPATAEPAPQPVS, from the exons ATGAAGTGGTTATGTTGTAACTGCCACTTTGACGACGAGGAAGATGGCCACGACAAGGAACAGGCCAAAGCTCAGAGCAATAAGATAGACC CCAATCAGAAGTCTTCAAAACCTCCTGTTAGTCAACCTGAGCCAGAGTTCTTCCCTCCTACAATTGATGTCCCTGAATTGTCGTTGGATGATTTGAAACAAAAGACTGATGATTTTGGATCGAGTGCTCTGATTGGTGAAGGTTCTTATGGACGAGTATATCATGCCACTTTGGATGATGGGAGGCAAGCGGCAGTTAAAAAACTTGATGCATCTGAAAATGAGCCTAATGATGAGTTCCTGAAACAG GTCTCACTGGCATCAAAGCTAAAACATGAAAATCTTGTTGAGATGTTGGGTTACTGTGTGGATGGGAATTATCGTATACTCGCATATGAATTTGCAACCATGGGTTCGCTTCATGATGTTTTACATG GAAGAAAAGGTGTTCAAGGCGCGCAGCCTGGACCTGTACTTGACTGGATGCAGAGGGTCAAAATTGCTATTGAGGCTGCAAAAGGTATTGAATATCTGCATGAAAAGGTTCAGCCTTCAATCATCCATCGGGACATCAGATCAAGCAATGTACTGCTGTTTGAGGATTTCAAGGCAAAAATTGCAGACTTCAATCTTTTGAACCAAGCACCAGATATGGCAGCTCGGCTCCATTCAACTCGTGTATTGGGAACTTTTGGATATCACGCACCTGA ATATGCTATGACTGGCCAGCTGACACAGAAAAGCGATGTCTACAGCTTTGGTGTAGTTCTTTTGGAACTTTTGACTGGAAGGAAACCAGTAGATCACACAATGCCTCGAGGACAACAAAGTTTAGTCACATGG GCTACTCCAAGGTTAAGTGAAGACAAGGTGAAGCAATGTGTGGATCCCAGGTTGAAGGGAGAATATCCTCCAAAGGGAGTCGCTAAG CTTGCTGCAGTGGCAGCTCTATGCGTGCAATACGAAGCAGAGTTCAGGCCCAACATGAGCATAGTTGTGAAGGCGCTTTCACCTCTCCTTCAACAAAGACCTGCACCAGCCACCGCAGAGCCAGCCCCACAACCTGTGAGCTGA
- the LOC136549614 gene encoding PTI1-like tyrosine-protein kinase 2 isoform X2, which yields MKWLCCNCHFDDEEDGHDKEQAKAQSNKIDRSYGRVYHATLDDGRQAAVKKLDASENEPNDEFLKQVSLASKLKHENLVEMLGYCVDGNYRILAYEFATMGSLHDVLHGRKGVQGAQPGPVLDWMQRVKIAIEAAKGIEYLHEKVQPSIIHRDIRSSNVLLFEDFKAKIADFNLLNQAPDMAARLHSTRVLGTFGYHAPEYAMTGQLTQKSDVYSFGVVLLELLTGRKPVDHTMPRGQQSLVTWATPRLSEDKVKQCVDPRLKGEYPPKGVAKLAAVAALCVQYEAEFRPNMSIVVKALSPLLQQRPAPATAEPAPQPVS from the exons ATGAAGTGGTTATGTTGTAACTGCCACTTTGACGACGAGGAAGATGGCCACGACAAGGAACAGGCCAAAGCTCAGAGCAATAAGATAGACC GTTCTTATGGACGAGTATATCATGCCACTTTGGATGATGGGAGGCAAGCGGCAGTTAAAAAACTTGATGCATCTGAAAATGAGCCTAATGATGAGTTCCTGAAACAG GTCTCACTGGCATCAAAGCTAAAACATGAAAATCTTGTTGAGATGTTGGGTTACTGTGTGGATGGGAATTATCGTATACTCGCATATGAATTTGCAACCATGGGTTCGCTTCATGATGTTTTACATG GAAGAAAAGGTGTTCAAGGCGCGCAGCCTGGACCTGTACTTGACTGGATGCAGAGGGTCAAAATTGCTATTGAGGCTGCAAAAGGTATTGAATATCTGCATGAAAAGGTTCAGCCTTCAATCATCCATCGGGACATCAGATCAAGCAATGTACTGCTGTTTGAGGATTTCAAGGCAAAAATTGCAGACTTCAATCTTTTGAACCAAGCACCAGATATGGCAGCTCGGCTCCATTCAACTCGTGTATTGGGAACTTTTGGATATCACGCACCTGA ATATGCTATGACTGGCCAGCTGACACAGAAAAGCGATGTCTACAGCTTTGGTGTAGTTCTTTTGGAACTTTTGACTGGAAGGAAACCAGTAGATCACACAATGCCTCGAGGACAACAAAGTTTAGTCACATGG GCTACTCCAAGGTTAAGTGAAGACAAGGTGAAGCAATGTGTGGATCCCAGGTTGAAGGGAGAATATCCTCCAAAGGGAGTCGCTAAG CTTGCTGCAGTGGCAGCTCTATGCGTGCAATACGAAGCAGAGTTCAGGCCCAACATGAGCATAGTTGTGAAGGCGCTTTCACCTCTCCTTCAACAAAGACCTGCACCAGCCACCGCAGAGCCAGCCCCACAACCTGTGAGCTGA